One Mycolicibacterium goodii genomic region harbors:
- a CDS encoding 2-hydroxyacid dehydrogenase, producing the protein MPLTIYVSRLLTDRAMAHLGSLEVQLRVGGDAPPSRSELEAGFAGADAAIVTLTERVDAELLAVAGPQLKIIANVAVGYDNIDVEAAAAAGVTVTNTPGVLDRATADHTFALILAATRRVLDGDRLLRSREPWVWGPRMLVGLDISASATLGILGFGRIGKAVAQRAKGFDMEILATARSREPGTSEDGVRFVDIDTLLSESDVLSVLTPLTPQTRHLIDADALAKMKPSAYLVNTARGGVVDESALMSALHAGRLRGAALDVFENEPHIDPRLLDTPNLVLTPHIASAGESTRDAMGILAVDNAAAVLAGKPALTPVR; encoded by the coding sequence GTGCCTTTGACGATCTACGTGTCGAGACTGCTCACCGACCGTGCCATGGCGCATCTGGGGTCGCTGGAGGTCCAGCTCCGGGTGGGCGGTGATGCGCCACCGAGCCGGTCCGAGCTCGAAGCCGGATTCGCGGGCGCCGACGCCGCGATCGTCACGCTGACCGAGCGTGTCGACGCCGAGTTGCTCGCTGTCGCAGGCCCGCAGCTCAAGATCATCGCGAACGTCGCTGTCGGATACGACAACATCGACGTCGAGGCCGCCGCCGCGGCCGGGGTCACCGTGACCAACACTCCCGGTGTCCTGGACCGCGCGACCGCCGACCACACGTTCGCGTTGATCCTCGCGGCGACGCGACGCGTGCTCGACGGCGACCGGCTGCTGCGGTCACGCGAACCGTGGGTGTGGGGCCCGCGCATGCTGGTGGGCCTTGACATCAGCGCATCAGCGACGCTCGGCATCCTGGGTTTCGGCCGCATCGGCAAAGCAGTGGCCCAGCGCGCCAAAGGTTTCGATATGGAGATTCTCGCGACCGCCCGCAGCCGCGAACCCGGCACATCCGAGGATGGTGTGCGGTTCGTCGACATCGACACGCTGCTGTCCGAGAGTGATGTGCTCAGCGTGCTCACCCCGTTGACCCCGCAAACCCGCCACCTGATCGACGCGGACGCACTGGCGAAGATGAAACCATCGGCGTACCTGGTCAACACCGCACGCGGCGGTGTGGTCGACGAATCCGCGCTCATGAGCGCCCTGCACGCCGGGCGGCTGCGCGGTGCCGCGCTCGACGTCTTCGAGAACGAACCGCACATCGATCCCCGCTTGCTCGACACGCCGAATCTGGTTCTCACACCGCATATTGCCAGCGCGGGCGAGTCGACGCGCGACGCTATGGGTATTCTCGCAGTCGACAATGCCGCCGCGGTTCTCGCCGGGAAACCGGCGCTCACCCCTGTCAGATAG
- a CDS encoding glycerate kinase has product MKIVLAPDSFKESMTASQAVAAMRDGVHQVLPDAECVGVPMADGGEGTVDAVVDALAGERVTVDVSDPLGRPISAHYGFIPDRKLAVIEMATASGLELVAPADRDVLRASTFGVGQLISSALDRGATDLLIGLGGSATNDGGTGMLTALGAALLDADGKPLPPGGAALAQLDRIDLTGLDARLADVQIRIASDVTAPLLGPGGASAVFGPQKGAGPFDVETLEAALTRLAVVTEETLGRARPELPGAGAAGGLGFALLDFLGAECRPGVEVIAETVGLAKAVVGADWVFTGEGSVDAQTVLGKTPFGVTQVARQAGARVVIFAGRVGDDAGVLLDHGVDRLVAITAPGTPIEQALREGPQSLARAAAEVCRTLS; this is encoded by the coding sequence ATGAAAATCGTTCTTGCCCCGGACTCCTTCAAGGAGTCGATGACGGCCTCCCAAGCGGTGGCCGCGATGCGCGACGGAGTGCACCAGGTGCTCCCCGACGCCGAATGCGTAGGCGTGCCGATGGCCGACGGCGGTGAGGGAACCGTCGACGCGGTGGTCGACGCCCTGGCCGGCGAGCGCGTGACGGTCGACGTGTCCGATCCACTCGGACGTCCGATATCGGCCCACTACGGCTTCATACCCGACCGCAAACTCGCGGTGATCGAGATGGCGACGGCGTCCGGTCTGGAACTCGTGGCCCCGGCAGACCGAGACGTGCTGCGCGCAAGCACATTCGGAGTCGGTCAGCTCATCTCTTCGGCGCTGGATCGCGGCGCGACCGACCTGCTGATCGGGCTGGGCGGCTCGGCCACCAACGACGGCGGCACCGGGATGCTCACCGCACTCGGCGCGGCGTTGCTCGACGCCGACGGCAAACCGTTGCCCCCTGGCGGCGCAGCACTGGCGCAGCTGGACCGCATCGATCTGACCGGACTCGACGCACGCCTGGCCGACGTCCAGATCAGGATCGCCTCCGACGTCACGGCTCCACTGCTCGGGCCGGGGGGCGCCAGTGCGGTGTTCGGCCCCCAGAAGGGCGCTGGTCCGTTTGACGTGGAGACCCTGGAGGCCGCGCTGACGCGGTTGGCCGTGGTGACCGAGGAGACGCTGGGCCGGGCACGGCCCGAACTTCCCGGTGCCGGTGCGGCAGGTGGTCTCGGCTTCGCGCTGCTGGATTTCCTGGGCGCCGAGTGCAGGCCCGGCGTCGAGGTGATCGCCGAGACCGTGGGCCTGGCCAAGGCGGTGGTGGGCGCGGATTGGGTGTTCACCGGTGAAGGCAGCGTCGACGCGCAGACCGTGCTCGGTAAGACCCCGTTCGGAGTGACCCAGGTGGCGCGCCAGGCCGGCGCCCGCGTGGTGATCTTCGCGGGCCGCGTCGGTGACGACGCCGGCGTTCTCCTCGATCACGGTGTCGACCGCCTCGTCGCGATCACGGCGCCGGGCACACCCATCGAGCAGGCGCTGCGCGAAGGTCCACAATCGCTGGCCCGCGCCGCCGCCGAGGTCTGCCGCACTCTTTCTTAG
- a CDS encoding primary-amine oxidase: MTMDSTITNAERTATAAPYPLDPLTGAEIEAAAAVITGSDYATPTLKFVMIQLAEPAKNARLTFTNVDVPRRAFATMYDAAAKLIYEAVVDLTARVIESWTPIPGRFPSYLVEHMTGVEEKVREDPRWQEAMRRRGVTDFGLAMIDPWPAGYYGAQDHYDNSPLICRPLTFVRAAPSENGYARPVEGLIVTFDLDKMEVLDIEDHGVVPLPTKGGNYTEQFMFDPDNRPAFTEFRSDVKKIDITQPEGASFTVDGWHVKWQKWSLRVGFNPREGLVLHEITYTDRGNVRPVMYRAALSEMVVPYGDSSPTHWNKNVFDMGEVGMGFSANPLTLGCDCLGEIYYFDGTVNDSDGNAVTIPNAICMHEEDYGISWKHTDFRTGEVEVRRSRRLVISMICTVGNYEYGFFWYLYNDASIEMEVKLTGVLTTGAIPEGETPRWGKMVAPGMYGPNHQHFFNFRMDMCVDGPANSVYEVDSIPEPDPGLNPHHNAWITRDTLVASEAEGARDWEYSTGRYWKVVNPLKLNELGAPVGYKLMPKDVVPVMVQEGSVIYDRARFVQHNLWVTKYDPRELYAAGDYMYQCAEAQGLPQYVADDAPLDNTDIVLWYTVGAHHVVCPEDWPVMPCHYTGFKLKPVGFFDGNPALDVPPSPPAACHHH; this comes from the coding sequence ATGACGATGGACAGCACGATCACGAACGCCGAGCGTACGGCCACGGCCGCCCCGTATCCGCTGGACCCGCTCACCGGCGCCGAGATCGAGGCGGCGGCAGCCGTGATCACCGGATCCGATTACGCCACACCCACTTTGAAATTCGTGATGATCCAGCTCGCCGAGCCGGCCAAGAACGCCAGGCTCACCTTCACGAACGTGGACGTCCCGCGCCGGGCCTTCGCGACGATGTACGACGCCGCGGCCAAGCTGATCTACGAGGCCGTCGTCGACCTCACCGCGCGAGTCATCGAATCGTGGACCCCGATACCGGGCCGTTTCCCGTCCTACCTCGTCGAGCACATGACCGGTGTGGAGGAAAAGGTCCGCGAGGATCCGCGGTGGCAGGAGGCGATGCGCAGACGCGGCGTCACGGACTTCGGCCTCGCGATGATCGACCCGTGGCCTGCCGGTTACTACGGTGCGCAGGACCACTACGACAACTCGCCGCTGATCTGCCGTCCCCTGACGTTCGTGCGCGCCGCCCCGTCCGAGAACGGCTACGCGCGTCCGGTCGAGGGACTGATCGTGACGTTCGATCTCGACAAGATGGAGGTGCTCGACATCGAGGACCACGGTGTCGTGCCGTTGCCCACCAAGGGCGGCAACTACACCGAGCAGTTCATGTTCGATCCCGACAACCGGCCGGCGTTCACCGAATTCCGGTCCGATGTCAAGAAAATCGACATCACGCAGCCAGAAGGGGCAAGTTTCACCGTCGACGGCTGGCACGTCAAGTGGCAGAAGTGGTCGCTGCGTGTCGGGTTCAACCCCCGCGAGGGCTTGGTGCTGCACGAGATCACCTACACCGACCGGGGCAACGTCCGACCGGTGATGTACCGCGCGGCGCTGTCCGAGATGGTCGTTCCGTACGGCGATTCGTCGCCGACACACTGGAACAAGAACGTCTTCGACATGGGCGAGGTCGGAATGGGTTTCTCGGCCAACCCGTTGACGCTGGGCTGTGACTGTCTCGGCGAGATCTACTACTTCGACGGCACGGTCAACGACTCCGACGGTAACGCCGTGACGATCCCCAACGCAATCTGCATGCACGAAGAGGATTACGGGATTTCCTGGAAGCACACCGATTTCCGCACCGGCGAGGTCGAGGTGCGGCGTTCGCGGCGGCTGGTGATCTCGATGATCTGCACGGTCGGCAACTACGAGTACGGATTCTTCTGGTACCTCTACAACGACGCGTCGATCGAGATGGAGGTCAAGCTCACCGGCGTGCTCACCACGGGGGCGATCCCCGAGGGCGAGACGCCGCGGTGGGGCAAGATGGTCGCCCCCGGCATGTACGGCCCCAACCACCAGCACTTCTTCAACTTCCGGATGGACATGTGTGTCGACGGTCCGGCCAACAGCGTGTACGAGGTGGATTCGATCCCGGAGCCAGATCCCGGGCTCAACCCGCACCACAACGCCTGGATCACCAGGGACACTCTGGTGGCCTCGGAGGCCGAAGGCGCCCGTGACTGGGAGTACTCGACAGGCCGTTACTGGAAAGTGGTCAATCCGCTGAAGCTCAACGAGCTCGGCGCTCCCGTCGGGTACAAACTGATGCCGAAGGACGTGGTGCCGGTGATGGTGCAGGAGGGTTCGGTGATCTACGACCGCGCCCGGTTCGTGCAACACAATCTGTGGGTCACCAAATACGATCCCCGAGAGCTCTATGCGGCGGGCGACTACATGTATCAGTGCGCCGAGGCGCAGGGGTTGCCCCAGTACGTGGCCGACGATGCGCCGCTGGACAACACCGACATCGTGCTGTGGTACACCGTCGGCGCGCACCATGTCGTGTGTCCGGAGGACTGGCCGGTGATGCCGTGTCACTACACAGGTTTCAAGCTCAAGCCGGTCGGCTTCTTCGACGGAAATCCCGCACTGGACGTTCCGCCGTCGCCGCCGGCGGCCTGCCACCATCACTGA
- a CDS encoding APC family permease, whose product MTQELEAPPPAERDKLMTTELVPEQILPKVMTTFGLTAAYVFIICWITGSSVMAGGGWTAIPMWVLGILTFLVPAGMAVVELGNLWPGQGGVYIWATRTMGETWGFIGGYLSWVPVILNAASSPAVVLQLLLLAFHAELGLTTSIILQLVILWTVIGLALAKLAANQRIMNIVFVVYGALTLTIFISGLLFAVDNGSATPFSWAEATIPNFAVAGFLYGTVLLYLLGVETPYNMGAEFLSVRRSGPKMILWGSAALVAIYLLTTLGTMMALPADEIDPVTGVIGMLGVAGFPGLMEVGAIVLAFIVVVALMTYQVAYSRLIFVSGLERHLPRIFTHLNPRTRNPVTAVLIQGVISSLILVGLYSQSSMANVTVYLQGGLSTVWLLSGFFFLIPVVVARKRYADRYENEEFWRIPGGMAGVWITVVVGSLATAGGIYYSFVTPWIDVPSATWMTWVGCISLGMFGLGLIVYVFGRRSAHKVSQDDALAHLAVFDLTKEEPQK is encoded by the coding sequence ATGACCCAGGAGTTAGAGGCGCCACCCCCCGCCGAGCGGGACAAACTCATGACCACCGAACTGGTGCCGGAGCAGATCCTGCCCAAGGTGATGACCACGTTCGGCCTGACCGCCGCCTACGTGTTCATCATCTGCTGGATCACCGGATCCTCGGTGATGGCCGGCGGCGGATGGACCGCCATCCCGATGTGGGTGCTCGGCATCCTCACCTTCCTGGTGCCCGCAGGCATGGCTGTCGTCGAACTCGGCAACCTGTGGCCAGGTCAGGGCGGCGTCTACATCTGGGCCACCCGCACCATGGGCGAGACCTGGGGCTTCATCGGCGGTTACCTGTCCTGGGTGCCGGTGATCCTCAACGCGGCCTCATCCCCGGCGGTGGTGCTGCAACTGCTGCTGCTGGCGTTCCATGCCGAACTCGGCCTGACCACCAGCATCATCCTGCAGCTGGTGATCCTGTGGACCGTCATCGGGCTGGCGTTGGCGAAACTGGCCGCCAACCAACGCATCATGAACATCGTCTTCGTCGTCTACGGCGCCCTGACCCTGACGATCTTCATCTCCGGGCTGCTGTTCGCCGTCGACAACGGGTCGGCCACACCGTTCAGCTGGGCCGAGGCCACCATTCCGAACTTCGCCGTGGCCGGGTTCCTCTACGGCACGGTGCTGCTGTACCTGCTGGGGGTCGAGACCCCGTACAACATGGGCGCGGAGTTCCTCTCGGTGCGCCGTAGCGGTCCCAAGATGATCCTGTGGGGCTCGGCCGCACTGGTGGCGATCTACCTGCTCACCACGCTGGGCACCATGATGGCGCTGCCCGCCGACGAGATCGACCCGGTGACCGGCGTGATCGGGATGCTCGGTGTCGCAGGCTTTCCCGGCCTGATGGAGGTCGGCGCCATCGTGCTGGCCTTCATCGTGGTGGTGGCATTGATGACCTATCAGGTGGCCTACTCGCGGCTGATCTTCGTCTCGGGTCTGGAGCGCCATCTGCCGCGCATCTTCACCCACCTCAATCCGCGGACCCGAAACCCGGTGACCGCCGTGTTGATCCAGGGTGTCATCTCCTCGCTGATCCTGGTCGGGCTGTACTCACAGAGCAGCATGGCCAATGTCACGGTCTACCTGCAGGGCGGTCTGTCCACGGTGTGGTTGCTGTCCGGATTCTTCTTCCTGATCCCGGTCGTCGTGGCCCGCAAGCGGTACGCGGACCGCTATGAGAACGAAGAATTCTGGCGCATCCCGGGTGGTATGGCCGGTGTCTGGATCACGGTCGTCGTCGGCTCACTGGCCACCGCAGGCGGCATCTACTACTCGTTCGTCACGCCGTGGATCGACGTGCCGTCGGCCACCTGGATGACGTGGGTCGGCTGCATCAGCCTGGGCATGTTCGGCCTGGGTCTGATCGTCTACGTCTTCGGTCGGAGGTCGGCACACAAGGTCTCCCAGGACGATGCGCTGGCGCATCTCGCGGTGTTCGACCTGACGAAGGAGGAACCGCAGAAGTGA
- a CDS encoding ABC transporter ATP-binding protein, whose amino-acid sequence MTALDETPAPVGAEVAAEPVIEISDVWKLHKLGDEVVKALKAAELQVMPGEFVCLMGPSGSGKSTLLNIIGGLDRPTKGTVKISGQDTAQLTESQFAALRHDTIGFIFQSYNLIPFLSAVENVELPLMFEPYDRRSLRQRATELLEMVGLGHRIHHQPTKMSGGEQQRTAIARSLISSPTLVLADEPTANLDHRTGETVVRMLRDLCSTLGVTVVASTHDPTVADEASRVVRMRDGQIIN is encoded by the coding sequence ATGACTGCTCTGGACGAGACCCCGGCCCCGGTTGGCGCCGAGGTGGCCGCCGAACCTGTCATCGAGATCAGCGACGTGTGGAAACTGCACAAGCTCGGTGACGAAGTGGTCAAGGCCCTCAAGGCGGCCGAACTGCAAGTGATGCCAGGCGAATTCGTGTGCCTCATGGGACCGAGCGGCAGCGGAAAATCCACGCTGCTCAACATCATCGGCGGTCTCGACCGCCCCACCAAGGGCACCGTGAAGATCAGCGGTCAGGACACCGCACAACTCACCGAAAGCCAGTTCGCCGCACTGCGGCACGACACGATCGGGTTCATCTTCCAGAGCTACAACCTGATCCCGTTCCTGTCGGCGGTCGAAAATGTCGAGCTGCCACTGATGTTCGAACCCTACGACCGCAGATCGCTGCGCCAGCGCGCCACCGAACTCCTGGAGATGGTGGGTCTCGGACACCGGATCCACCACCAGCCCACCAAGATGTCGGGCGGTGAACAGCAGCGCACCGCAATCGCGCGGTCACTGATCAGCAGCCCGACGCTCGTCCTCGCCGACGAGCCGACGGCCAATCTTGACCACCGCACGGGGGAGACGGTGGTGCGTATGCTGCGCGACCTGTGTTCGACGCTGGGCGTCACAGTCGTCGCGAGCACCCATGATCCCACGGTGGCCGACGAAGCGAGCCGTGTTGTCCGGATGCGAGACGGACAGATCATCAACTGA
- a CDS encoding FtsX-like permease family protein encodes MIRKGLAYGWLSARRRIREMVLPVVTTATGSFLVVLVFGMSSGVREQAAVIGHADEINRAVILIAVTVLLVGVVEVAVATTRTVAHRTRELGVLGANGIPRGPVVAALLVEPVVAAVVGAWAGAVLASLTAAVIAIAGFAPTGVSITGILVGCSIAIAVSVVAAVTTSFVPTWNAASRPPIRSLTAGG; translated from the coding sequence ATGATCCGGAAAGGCCTCGCCTACGGCTGGTTGTCGGCGCGGCGACGTATCCGGGAAATGGTTCTGCCGGTGGTGACCACCGCGACCGGGTCATTCCTGGTGGTGCTGGTGTTCGGCATGTCGTCGGGCGTCCGGGAACAGGCGGCCGTCATCGGACACGCCGACGAGATCAATCGTGCGGTGATCCTGATCGCGGTGACGGTGCTGCTCGTCGGCGTCGTCGAGGTCGCGGTGGCGACCACCCGAACCGTCGCGCACCGCACCCGGGAACTGGGAGTCCTCGGCGCCAACGGCATTCCGCGTGGCCCCGTCGTGGCCGCGCTGCTCGTCGAACCCGTCGTCGCGGCCGTGGTCGGCGCGTGGGCGGGTGCGGTGCTGGCGTCGCTGACCGCGGCCGTGATCGCTATTGCCGGGTTCGCACCGACCGGTGTGTCGATCACCGGGATCCTCGTCGGTTGCTCGATCGCGATTGCGGTCAGCGTCGTCGCCGCCGTCACCACCAGCTTCGTGCCCACCTGGAACGCTGCATCGCGTCCACCCATCCGATCCCTGACCGCGGGAGGTTAA
- a CDS encoding ABC transporter permease produces METAESASPSTTSTPPRSPQIATATGNTFGCLVRFALANIRRRPERFVLSVLGIALAIACVTVVRTISSSFAITGADSVADVLGGAQLWVVPSAGVHYDAAASALVADGPPPALRVPDGWRAVQTLSGVAHVGDTAVSLRSDDQLLSEEAVLGTELANRLAVGDGAVIDVGGHSLTARITGSGESLAVSTSVARSLVGDHGWWTVYAPAGQENRRDLAQRFGAAVGLPYTADPAEQPAADGHGLIYDTVGGSGPLTFEQKFSALFSGKVTSSTLGLISTIGLALGFVIAVSSFLAAVQERKREFGIMSSIGLADEVLYFFLVESAMVFVAAYVVGVLGAGAAVALTIPGIATPTAWAQAAGMVAAFLPAMAIVGALVPVHRLLQQRPVDLLGAR; encoded by the coding sequence GTGGAAACCGCTGAATCGGCATCACCCTCAACCACATCCACACCGCCCCGATCACCGCAGATCGCCACCGCCACCGGAAACACCTTCGGCTGTCTGGTCCGGTTCGCCCTCGCGAACATCCGGCGCCGGCCGGAGCGGTTCGTGCTGTCGGTTCTGGGCATCGCCCTGGCGATCGCGTGTGTGACTGTGGTGCGGACGATTTCGTCGAGCTTCGCCATCACCGGTGCCGATTCGGTCGCCGATGTCCTCGGCGGCGCACAGCTGTGGGTGGTTCCCTCGGCCGGCGTGCATTACGACGCCGCGGCGTCGGCATTGGTGGCCGACGGGCCCCCGCCTGCCCTCCGGGTGCCCGACGGCTGGCGCGCAGTGCAGACGCTCTCCGGGGTCGCCCATGTCGGTGACACCGCGGTATCGCTGCGCAGCGATGACCAACTCCTCTCGGAAGAAGCGGTTCTCGGCACCGAGCTGGCCAATCGACTCGCGGTCGGTGACGGCGCCGTCATCGATGTGGGTGGCCACTCGCTGACAGCACGGATCACCGGTTCCGGCGAATCCCTTGCGGTGTCGACGAGCGTTGCCCGGTCACTGGTCGGTGACCACGGATGGTGGACCGTGTACGCCCCCGCGGGGCAGGAGAACCGCCGCGATCTGGCCCAGAGATTCGGTGCCGCGGTCGGATTGCCGTACACCGCCGACCCCGCTGAGCAACCGGCGGCCGACGGACACGGTCTGATCTATGACACCGTCGGCGGATCCGGCCCGCTGACCTTCGAGCAGAAGTTCTCGGCGTTGTTCTCCGGCAAGGTCACCAGCTCGACGCTGGGGCTGATCTCGACGATCGGCCTCGCCCTCGGATTCGTCATCGCGGTGTCGTCGTTCCTTGCTGCCGTGCAGGAACGCAAACGCGAGTTCGGCATCATGAGCAGCATCGGCCTGGCCGACGAGGTCCTGTATTTCTTTCTCGTCGAATCGGCGATGGTGTTCGTCGCGGCCTATGTCGTGGGTGTGCTGGGGGCGGGAGCCGCGGTGGCACTGACGATCCCGGGGATCGCGACGCCGACGGCGTGGGCCCAGGCCGCGGGCATGGTGGCGGCGTTCCTGCCTGCCATGGCCATCGTCGGAGCTCTGGTACCCGTGCACCGGCTGCTGCAGCAGCGGCCGGTCGACCTGTTGGGGGCGCGGTGA
- a CDS encoding amidase: MVHAFSNDALGDHDAVGLVEELRAGRVSAADLIEAAIARTEAVNPTLNGLAYAAYERAHARGAAPSPYGGFFDGVPTFVKDNVAVEAMPTMHGTDAWDPRPEPAHGDFARAYLATGLVALGKTRLSEYGFSASCEHPRLGPVRNPWNPEYTAGASSSGSAAFVAAGVVPIAHANDGGGSIRIPAACNGLMGLKPSRGRLPQDRYLRQMPLRIVTDGVVTRSVRDTAAFYREMERVYRNPKLPPIGDVHRPGKQRLRIAVCTQSITRDAAPPIRELTLKTAALLEELGHRVTQIGNPVPGHFKDDFLDYWAFLAFATVRGAHRTVGPSFDRTRLDNLTLGLDRRAARHLYRMPLAIARLARSRRITERLSNSYDVVLMPTLAEPTLPLGRLDPTADYEQILERLVDWVAFTPLQNATGDPAISLPLAQTADGLPVGMMLSSTIGREARLLELAYELEEARPWPRIQDAAEAKPGKRAAKKAAKSSE, encoded by the coding sequence ATGGTCCATGCCTTCAGCAACGACGCTCTCGGTGACCACGACGCCGTCGGTCTCGTCGAGGAACTCCGGGCGGGCCGCGTGTCGGCCGCCGACCTCATCGAGGCGGCGATCGCGCGGACCGAGGCCGTCAACCCCACGCTGAACGGCCTGGCCTACGCGGCATACGAGCGCGCGCACGCGCGCGGCGCCGCGCCCAGCCCCTATGGCGGCTTCTTCGATGGCGTACCGACGTTCGTCAAGGACAACGTCGCGGTCGAGGCCATGCCCACGATGCACGGCACCGACGCGTGGGATCCCCGGCCCGAACCCGCCCACGGCGACTTCGCGCGGGCCTACCTCGCCACCGGACTCGTCGCGCTGGGCAAGACCCGCCTGTCGGAATACGGCTTCAGCGCGTCGTGCGAGCATCCGCGGCTGGGCCCGGTACGCAACCCGTGGAACCCCGAGTACACCGCCGGAGCATCGTCGTCCGGGTCGGCCGCATTCGTGGCCGCGGGCGTCGTACCCATCGCGCACGCCAACGACGGCGGCGGCTCGATCCGCATCCCGGCCGCCTGCAACGGACTGATGGGCCTCAAGCCATCCCGTGGACGTCTGCCGCAGGACAGGTACCTGCGCCAGATGCCGCTCCGGATTGTCACCGACGGGGTGGTCACGCGCTCGGTGCGCGACACCGCGGCCTTCTACCGCGAGATGGAGCGCGTCTACCGCAACCCGAAGCTGCCGCCCATCGGCGACGTCCACCGGCCAGGCAAGCAGCGGCTCCGCATCGCGGTGTGCACGCAGTCCATCACGCGTGACGCCGCACCCCCGATCCGGGAACTCACACTCAAGACTGCGGCCCTGCTCGAGGAACTCGGTCATCGCGTCACCCAGATCGGCAACCCGGTCCCGGGCCACTTCAAGGACGACTTCCTGGACTACTGGGCGTTCCTGGCGTTCGCCACCGTACGCGGCGCTCACCGCACGGTCGGACCGTCGTTCGACCGCACCCGGCTGGACAATCTGACGTTGGGCCTCGACCGCCGCGCCGCGCGCCATCTGTACCGGATGCCGCTGGCGATCGCCCGGCTGGCGCGGTCCCGGCGGATCACCGAGCGGCTGTCCAACAGTTACGACGTGGTGCTGATGCCCACGCTGGCCGAACCGACGCTGCCGCTCGGGCGGCTCGACCCCACCGCCGACTACGAGCAGATCCTGGAACGCCTGGTCGACTGGGTGGCCTTCACACCGCTTCAGAACGCGACGGGGGACCCCGCCATCTCGCTGCCGCTCGCGCAGACCGCCGACGGCCTGCCGGTGGGCATGATGCTCTCGAGCACGATCGGTCGCGAGGCCCGCCTGCTGGAATTGGCCTACGAACTCGAAGAGGCTCGGCCCTGGCCGCGCATCCAGGACGCCGCAGAAGCGAAGCCGGGCAAAAGGGCTGCGAAGAAGGCTGCGAAAAGCTCCGAGTAG
- the tsf gene encoding translation elongation factor Ts translates to MANYTAADVKRLRELTGAGMLDSKNALVEADGDFDKAVELLRIKGAKDVGKRAERATAEGLVAAKDGALIELNSETDFVAKNAEFQALADQIVAAAAAAKANDVETLKAAKTGDTTVEQAIADLSAKIGEKLELRRVAYFDGTVETYLHKRAADLPPAVGVLVEYEGGSDNEAAHAVALQIAALKAKYLTREDVPEDVVANERRIAEETARNEGKPEQALPKIVEGRVTGFYKDVVLLDQPSVSDNKKTVKALLDEAGVTVTRFVRFEVGQA, encoded by the coding sequence ATGGCTAACTACACCGCTGCCGACGTAAAGCGGCTTCGGGAGCTGACCGGCGCAGGCATGCTCGACTCGAAGAACGCCCTGGTCGAGGCCGACGGCGACTTCGACAAGGCCGTTGAACTGCTCCGCATCAAGGGTGCCAAGGACGTCGGCAAGCGCGCTGAGCGCGCGACCGCCGAAGGTCTGGTCGCCGCCAAGGACGGCGCGTTGATCGAGCTGAACTCCGAGACCGACTTCGTCGCGAAGAACGCCGAGTTCCAGGCGCTCGCCGACCAGATCGTCGCGGCCGCCGCTGCGGCCAAGGCGAACGACGTCGAGACGCTCAAGGCCGCCAAGACCGGTGACACGACCGTCGAGCAGGCCATCGCGGACCTCAGCGCCAAGATCGGTGAGAAGCTCGAGCTCCGCCGGGTGGCGTACTTCGACGGGACCGTCGAGACCTACCTGCACAAGCGCGCCGCCGACCTGCCGCCCGCCGTGGGTGTGCTGGTCGAATACGAGGGCGGCAGCGACAACGAGGCTGCCCACGCGGTCGCACTGCAGATCGCCGCGCTCAAGGCCAAGTACCTCACCCGTGAGGACGTGCCGGAGGACGTCGTGGCCAACGAGCGTCGCATCGCCGAGGAGACCGCCCGCAACGAAGGCAAGCCCGAGCAGGCGCTGCCGAAGATCGTCGAGGGCCGCGTGACCGGCTTCTACAAGGACGTCGTGCTGCTGGATCAGCCGTCGGTGTCCGACAACAAGAAGACCGTCAAGGCTCTGCTCGACGAGGCCGGTGTGACCGTGACGCGCTTCGTGCGCTTCGAGGTCGGCCAGGCCTGA